TAGTCAAGGGTTGATTATGAATATATAAATGCTGTTTACTTTGATGCAAAAGTTTTTGATTCTTTCCAAGAACATTGTTTAATGGTGCATTCActtcattttttattaaatctgTTACAACTGCTTGATAATTACCTAATGTTTTATCTTCTTGTAATAGGCATTCTTCGTTTTGATTTAATATATCTGTAGTTGACGATAAAATCTTATTAGTGTGCAAAGTATTTATGAAACCTTTTGTCACAGCAATCTCATGGTTTTCTTGATAAGATTTATCATTAAGAATGAAATTATTGTCTTCTTCTTCGTTTTCTTGGGTGAGAAATTTTGTTTCTATTTTTTCTATGTTATGTACATATGTAACTTGTTCACGTATAGGGTTATTTAATATGCACTTTGAAAAATCTTCTTGAGTATGTTCCATTATTTGTATATgattttttaattcattttctGGAAGTTTAAAAGTTTCTTGGAATTTTATATTGTTTTGGCTTTCATCGTTAACCAaatcattatattttattttaatgtatGATGATGGCTCATTTACGTTGTGATAAATTAATTCAGATTGACCAATATTATCATGACATATGATTTGATCTTTCTCACCCTGAATTACTTCTAATTTATTATAAGAAATATTTTGCAATTGTGACGAATTTTTGTACACTTTATCTGTATATTCGTCTGGTAAACTACTTCCATTTCTATTACAAACTTTTTTATCTATATGTATTTCAGTCTCTATGTGTTCAGTCTTATTTAAATGAGATTCCGGATAAACCTCATAAGTTTCAAAACAATTCTTAATAATCTGTAGCGTATCATTGGACTTCCAATTTTTATCATTATCAGCAGTAACTTCATTAAGAACATATTCTTCAGTCGCAGTATCTtgttgattattattattattattttgataATTCATAATTGCTTTTGCTGCAATTATGCTCTCATCTATTACATATTCTTTACTTATatcattctttttctttttgttaGTTCGAACTTTCTGAAAATCTTCCTCGGATAGATATAACAACTCTCCGGTAGTCGTTAAAACTTTTCCATGTCTTGTCTTCAAATGACGTTTGTAGGTATTTCTTGTCTTAAACCTGATTAAAGTAacagtaattttattaatacaacGATATTTATGCATTATATCTTATAcacttataatataaatatacatattccGCATACCGTTGTCCACAGTCGTCGCATCCAAACGGTGCTTCTCCTGTATGCCTACGTCGATGTTCTCTAAAATGTGATGGATGTCTAAACTTTTTCCCACAATCAGCACATGTAAATCGTGTCTGATTTTGATGAATTAGCATATGATATTTCAAACTATGCCTTCTTGTGAAAACTGCTCTGCATATACGACATTCGTATGGTTTTATTCCAGCATGACTCCGATAGTGAGACACTAATGTTGTAGGCGCTGTAAAACTTCGCGGTGGATTACAAATTCGACATTGGAGATTACTTCCTGTTGGATTTCCTTTTTTCTTAATACGATCCATAAACGCTAGCGCCATTTCTCTCTCCTCTTTACTGGTGCCTATAAATTTTGCTTTTCCTTTAGGTTTAGTGGCTATAATTTCTCCATTTTTATTGCAAATTTCACCTGACCATGTAATCTCTAAAAATAAGCCAAAACGCAATATAGATACAAAAAATAAATGCTATAAATATTTCGTATATGTACCTGGTAAATAAATGGTTTCGGACTCTTGATTGATTTTTTCTGATAATTTTTGATTGATATGAGAATACTCTTTCATATGAACAGTATCAGTGCCAACAACCATAAGAACAATCTGcataaaagaaaattattttcaatatttataaattttttatttatgtttCATATTCATGCTTACATTCTCATCTGTTGTCGTGTTTTCAAGAATACTACTAAAAGATGATGTTTCCTTGCCATTAGGAATTTCATCTTTCAAACGTTCAAAATAACTATGATCCCCAAGTACTTTAAACTCTGTTCTATCTATATCTTTTTGTTCAGAATTATGTAACTTTTTAGATTTTTCTATTCTTTCAAAGCTTTTATTTTTATCTAATTCCTTAAAACTAGAATCATTTAATAGAATATTTCGCAGATAATTTGTTGATTTTTCTACTATAACATTCTTATTTTCTTTATTCAATGTCTCCTGTGGTTTTCTTGATTGTTGTAGTctagtttttttattttgtgaacttgttttatgatttttataaTTCACAGACTTTGCAGTAAAGGTCTTATCTACAAAACAATATCaaacatatatattttttacattATTATTAACAAGCAATAATTTGTTTCTATTACTCATATAAACATATCTATGGTTACTCACAAGCATCcttatttgtttttaaatattccaaATGTTCTGCTAAATGTGCTTTGATAGACATTCTGGCTCTTCCTTCACTTGCAAAACTAGTGTATTTTTGTCCACATCCAATAATAAGAGCACATGTATAAGAGTATTGCCTTTTTAATTCATCGCTTGTAAAAATAGAAAACTGTTTAACTAATTGTGATGCAGGCATAGATAAAAGTTGCGAAACGTTAAAAGATGATTCTTGAGTCTTTCTTCTTATACATTCTGTTTTTGGCTTGCATTGTGAAGTCAACAGTGATTTACTACGTTTTTTTTCTGAATGTAATGTTTgggatgcaacttctgcaagcaTGTCTAATAAAGCAGCCGGACTATCGTTTCTCATAATAcctaaaacaaatttatatcagaaaataaaatgaaatcaacAATTAAAAGTTAACTGTAATCAATGTTTGATCTATATAAGCAAAAATACTTATTTATTCCTTCTATAGATTACAAATAATAAAGCTTGTACTAATATTCATATTAATGTTTTTATAACTACAGAGTAAAACAGTAACAGATGATTGATTTGCtatgtatatctatatatacgTTTAGTATGTATCTGATAAATGGTAAATATTCTACTACAATATTACAGTAAACATTTAGTATACAtgctgttattattattattatatacaaaTTATATAAGGTTTCACAACCAATTTTCAACTTTTTATTGACAAATACAAATGATAcatctttattttatttgttgcgtCAGGAGTAATGCGATTGTAACAATAATAAATATGTGTTCCTTTACATCATGACATATGACAGTCAGCCGACGAAACATTACAATTTTTAGATTTACAGatataataaagaaattatttacaCTTTTAATACGCAACAAACATACAAATATTGCTacgaaaataagaattatttatttttcctcTAGATGAAgttaaatttcttattttccAAGCGTCATTCTAGCAGACGCCATAAGGACGTCCAGCAGACGGTTTTTCAATTCGTCTTTACTAACAtctttaaaaattgtatattttttatgaatactagCATGTTTGGAAGTTagaaatttttgttatttaaaGTGGATAAACATGTACCTCCATTATATGTATTAGAAGTATATTCATAGTTTGTTTTGGTGTTCATTATGGCATTCGTATTCGCGGCGTGTCTTCATTCCACTGCCTTCTGTGCACAACAGGTTCCTTCTTGTTGCTTCCTAGTTTGTCCTTCTTTCTTGTAAATCTTGAGAACAGTATTGCCAATCTTTAATACAGAGATTAAGTGTACAATCAATCACAATAATTCTCGCCGTCCGAGGGGAAAGTCACTAGCTAGCACTAGCTGTCCCTTCTCAACAAGTTGAATCCCTTGATGGCGTTATTACAAATGGCAATATGTAATCCATTTTATTGTCACAAGAACATCAATAGTTAATTAAAAGTACAAGTTGTTGATGGTGATTTTTGTTGTGTTGTTGATTTTGTTGATAGATGGCAGAAATTATTGCAGGTAATTGTACACGCAAGGGCATTGAGTCCATCGTGAAATCACGATGCACATATATAGCGCTAGGCTTCCGATTGGTGGAATTTATCGAAAGATTTAACGTTTTGCGAGAATGCAAGTCCGTTATAATTATTAGTAATACATCTGTATGTACTAAGCGCGTAATTTGAAACTAATCAACTTTCCACTTTATGTACTAGACGTTTTTATTAAATGCTTGACTTGAACAgcttccttttttattttaaagaagTAGTTTTGTAAGAATTATTATAGTTAGttaaaaaattttacttttcagAAGGTAACTAGCAACTATGCTATTTATTTGCATTATTTGTACATACGTACGCATAATATAGCAtgtgataaaaaaatattttaaaatacaagTCAAAATATTTTGATATTAGAAAATGAAGCGTTTGTGTATATTAATTCAATATTAAtgcaaaaataaaactaacgattTATTAAAATTGCTGTAGTATATATTTCATAAGGGATTAGATTAGGATTAAGGTAAAAGATGTATAAATTCTTTAGTTGTTGattcttaaatattttattacattaaGTTGTAAGTTTGTAATCTCTCAAATATGACACTAATAGTtgtactataaaaagaatataatATATACTACATTCAACGAGTTTATCTCTTCTTTATGACTTTACAAAGAGTTTGTTAATTTTTTGTCAATTTTTATATTAGTGCAATTTATTACAGCTACTCGCAGGTTCATTTTTAAATCCATCAGCGTCGAATATgtctttaataatatcttgttTTTTCTTTGTGTGAGTTGGCAAACCACGGTACAAATTTTCTGTTATTTGTTTCCTACTTGTTACATTATGTTTTTCATAATCTTGATTTAAAAATTCAATGTTTTCGTTATCATCAATAGCTCGCATTGTTGccaataatttttctttatcgTAATTAATTGTTCTTGATCCAACACTGATTTCGTTTGTAGTATTGACATCATCATTGCTAACTATATCATGAGTTGAATCAGTCTCAAAAGATTGTACATTGTTTAATAAAACATCAACACTTTTTAATTCTGTATTTACTTCttgcttatttaatttattttttgtctCTACATTGTAATTACCTATAAATGTACTATGACTTGTTTCTGCTTCATTGTTGTGCATTACACATGTTATTTGTCCTTTGTCCAAATCGCTCGACGTACTTAGCGAATTCTTTGTAGATGGTTTGTTCTGCAAACCTTtaaaaatttcatgtgtatgcaACAATGATTCTGGATCAATATCCGTCAGTTCTATTTTGTTAGAAGATATAAACGATGCATCGAGTTGATTATACTCTTCTGTGGAAAACGTTTGTAAAAATGACTTATCTTGAAGTTCATTTTTCGTTATACTTGTATCATTATCTTCTTGTTCATTATCTACAGATTGTTCAAACATATATTTGTGTAAATCTTCTgaagatttatttatattatttattgaatgACTAGTGTCTATTTGTTTTTTATGAGTATGATCTACATCATATTGTAAAGTATACAAATTATCATCTATAACATTTTTAGTTGGTGCTTGTGGTTCTCTAATTAAGTTTTGATAAATCTTCTGCGATTCATTTAAGAAGCGAGAAGTCGTTAATTCTTCCACTTCTTCATTAGAGTTATAATGAATTTGATCATCGCACATAGATGAAATTAGTTTAACAGCATCATTTTCGTGGTTTCCTGGCAAATAATGTTTAATCGATTCTTTTCTTATTTCAGTTTC
The window above is part of the Colletes latitarsis isolate SP2378_abdomen chromosome 2, iyColLati1, whole genome shotgun sequence genome. Proteins encoded here:
- the LOC143351533 gene encoding uncharacterized protein LOC143351533 isoform X2, with product MNTKTNYEYTSNTYNGGIMRNDSPAALLDMLAEVASQTLHSEKKRSKSLLTSQCKPKTECIRRKTQESSFNVSQLLSMPASQLVKQFSIFTSDELKRQYSYTCALIIGCGQKYTSFASEGRARMSIKAHLAEHLEYLKTNKDAYKTFTAKSVNYKNHKTSSQNKKTRLQQSRKPQETLNKENKNVIVEKSTNYLRNILLNDSSFKELDKNKSFERIEKSKKLHNSEQKDIDRTEFKVLGDHSYFERLKDEIPNGKETSSFSSILENTTTDENIVLMVVGTDTVHMKEYSHINQKLSEKINQESETIYLPGEICNKNGEIIATKPKGKAKFIGTSKEEREMALAFMDRIKKKGNPTGSNLQCRICNPPRSFTAPTTLVSHYRSHAGIKPYECRICRAVFTRRHSLKYHMLIHQNQTRFTCADCGKKFRHPSHFREHRRRHTGEAPFGCDDCGQRFKTRNTYKRHLKTRHGKVLTTTGELLYLSEEDFQKVRTNKKKKNDISKEYVIDESIIAAKAIMNYQNNNNNNQQDTATEEYVLNEVTADNDKNWKSNDTLQIIKNCFETYEVYPESHLNKTEHIETEIHIDKKVCNRNGSSLPDEYTDKVYKNSSQLQNISYNKLEVIQGEKDQIICHDNIGQSELIYHNVNEPSSYIKIKYNDLVNDESQNNIKFQETFKLPENELKNHIQIMEHTQEDFSKCILNNPIREQVTYVHNIEKIETKFLTQENEEEDNNFILNDKSYQENHEIAVTKGFINTLHTNKILSSTTDILNQNEECLLQEDKTLGNYQAVVTDLIKNEVNAPLNNVLGKNQKLLHQSKQHLYIHNQPLTSIIVQNKCINIVPHQIKTCHDQQNKSKMQLNGGQKFTLLNKRMQAVNIKQNGNDNTILLLTNDTLQNSVLRIDPNSTTDNEIKKQIFEKVSKI
- the LOC143351533 gene encoding uncharacterized protein LOC143351533 isoform X1, producing the protein MNTKTNYEYTSNTYNGGIMRNDSPAALLDMLAEVASQTLHSEKKRSKSLLTSQCKPKTECIRRKTQESSFNVSQLLSMPASQLVKQFSIFTSDELKRQYSYTCALIIGCGQKYTSFASEGRARMSIKAHLAEHLEYLKTNKDAYKTFTAKSVNYKNHKTSSQNKKTRLQQSRKPQETLNKENKNVIVEKSTNYLRNILLNDSSFKELDKNKSFERIEKSKKLHNSEQKDIDRTEFKVLGDHSYFERLKDEIPNGKETSSFSSILENTTTDENIVLMVVGTDTVHMKEYSHINQKLSEKINQESETIYLPEITWSGEICNKNGEIIATKPKGKAKFIGTSKEEREMALAFMDRIKKKGNPTGSNLQCRICNPPRSFTAPTTLVSHYRSHAGIKPYECRICRAVFTRRHSLKYHMLIHQNQTRFTCADCGKKFRHPSHFREHRRRHTGEAPFGCDDCGQRFKTRNTYKRHLKTRHGKVLTTTGELLYLSEEDFQKVRTNKKKKNDISKEYVIDESIIAAKAIMNYQNNNNNNQQDTATEEYVLNEVTADNDKNWKSNDTLQIIKNCFETYEVYPESHLNKTEHIETEIHIDKKVCNRNGSSLPDEYTDKVYKNSSQLQNISYNKLEVIQGEKDQIICHDNIGQSELIYHNVNEPSSYIKIKYNDLVNDESQNNIKFQETFKLPENELKNHIQIMEHTQEDFSKCILNNPIREQVTYVHNIEKIETKFLTQENEEEDNNFILNDKSYQENHEIAVTKGFINTLHTNKILSSTTDILNQNEECLLQEDKTLGNYQAVVTDLIKNEVNAPLNNVLGKNQKLLHQSKQHLYIHNQPLTSIIVQNKCINIVPHQIKTCHDQQNKSKMQLNGGQKFTLLNKRMQAVNIKQNGNDNTILLLTNDTLQNSVLRIDPNSTTDNEIKKQIFEKVSKI